The Desulfococcus multivorans DNA window CCCTTCCGGGCCATGTTGAGGATGACCCGCTCGGCATCCGGGCCTTCGGCAACCGCCTCCACAAAAGCGGTGGTCACGCCGTCCTTGCCGTCTATGAATTTCCGGCCCATGTCGTGGGCATAGGAATAGCCCGCATCCCCTACGGGGGAGACATAAACGAAACCGACCTTCATCTCTTTGTCGTCTTTGTCGGCGGACAACGCCGCCCCGCAGCACAACAGCACCGCCGCCGCCACCATGATTGCACGTTTCACCATTGCTGTACCCCGCCTCCTTGAATCGATAGAAGAACAAACGCCGGCATGCATATTCCCGGACCCGGTCACGGCCGGCGACGATCTACGGTCTTTCAGCCACAGCACTTCTTGTATTTCTTTCCGCTTCCGCAAGGGCACGGCGCATTCCGCCCCACCTTGGGGGAGGTGCGCACCACCTGTCGAATCGGGGGTGTCCCGGCGTCGAAAAAATACCATCGGCCGTCCTTTTTCTTGAACGTTGCCAGTTCGTGATGTTTTCTAGGCTTCCCTTTTTCCGTGTAATCCGCCTTGAACTCCACCGTTCCTTCCTCGTCATCGATGCCGCCGGCCTCGCAGTTCACGATCTCGAGTTTCCGCCATTCGGTGTTTCGGGACCATTTTTCCACTGTTTTCCGGCTGTCGGGTTCCTGCTGATCGGGATGGGTCGTGTCGACGATATAATCGACGATCTTCCCGGCATAGGCAGTGTAGCGGGACCGGAGGAGGGCCTCCGCGGTCTTCGCGGGTTGCGCGCCGGTGATCAGCGGTTCACAGCATTCGGTGTATGTCAGGCCTGATCCACAGGGGCATGATTCCATGGTCGACTCCTTTTCTGCTTTTCATCTCGGATGGATCCGGGGGCCTCGATCCCGCGGGGAGCGAAGACGCCCCGTTGGTTCTCATAACCGGCAAGGTTGTTGAAACTGACGGCCTATACCAATATCTCTTTCAAAAGTAAAGAAACGATCACCTGTACTTTTCCCGAGATGACCGCGCCAGGTA harbors:
- a CDS encoding YchJ family protein, translated to MESCPCGSGLTYTECCEPLITGAQPAKTAEALLRSRYTAYAGKIVDYIVDTTHPDQQEPDSRKTVEKWSRNTEWRKLEIVNCEAGGIDDEEGTVEFKADYTEKGKPRKHHELATFKKKDGRWYFFDAGTPPIRQVVRTSPKVGRNAPCPCGSGKKYKKCCG